The following proteins come from a genomic window of Dreissena polymorpha isolate Duluth1 chromosome 1, UMN_Dpol_1.0, whole genome shotgun sequence:
- the LOC127878973 gene encoding receptor-type tyrosine-protein phosphatase C-like, protein MQDLPPVEYTGTTIALTQLQGYVMSKSAEENYFIVEFKIIPYGLQHPNTAATATMNAGKNRYKDTYAYDHSRVVLNTVDGNEGSDYINACFIEGFNKKRAYIASQGPTETMMDDFWRMIWQYDISTVVMVTNLVEMGKMKCLRYWPLEVGSQKDFQAITTTFIFMEEFTDYTVRKLKLSHKDKPSVSRVVTNFHYTAWPDKDVPASTSSLLHFWRRVRAHDPDK, encoded by the exons ATGCAGGACCTGCCACCCGTAGAATACACTGGAACCACCATCGCTTTGACCCAACTGCAGGGATATGTGATGTCAAAAAGTGCGGAGGAGAATTATTTTATCGTGGAATTTAAG ATAATCCCCTATGGTTTGCAACACCCAAATACTGCTGCAACGGCGACAATGAATGCGGGGAAGAACCGATACAAAGATACGTATGCCT ATGACCACTCTCGTGTTGTGCTTAACACTGTAGATGGGAACGAAGGCAGTGATTACATCAATGCTTGCTTCATCGAG GGTTTCAACAAGAAGCGAGCTTACATTGCATCACAAG GCCCAACGGAGACCATGATGGATGACTTCTGGCGCATGATTTGGCAATATGACATATCTACCGTAGTCATGGTAACGAACCTCGTAGAAATGGGAAAA ATGAAATGTTTGCGGTACTGGCCACTTGAAGTTGGTTCCCAGAAAGATTTCCAAGCAATCACAACAACTTTTATCTTTATGGAGGAGTTCACAGACTATACAGTTCGGAAGCTTAAATTGTCACACAAG GACAAACCAAGTGTCTCGCGTGTGGTAACCAACTTTCATTACACGGCATGGCCCGACAAAGATGTGCCCGCTAGCACTTCGAGCCTCTTGCACTTCTGGCGTAGGGTCAGGGCCCACGATCCCGACAAGTAG
- the LOC127872107 gene encoding receptor-type tyrosine-protein phosphatase U-like, with product MGRSLQVGAGVGRTGTFIAMDILIDEGQTRQTVDIYACVTKLRRQRVNMVQTAGQYKYLHRLMVEYLTLRSQFVSNNEFANYQNALFQVDQKLNKTGLFLQYETEASYHTLELSGVNNTGDEGDPYSVAIMPENAKKNRIDAILPKLSYQEVYVLLDNRLRTILDFPIDQNAVKTDDFRL from the exons ATGGGTCGTTCATTGCAGGTAGG CGCCGGTGTTGGTCGGACGGGCACATTCATCGCCATGGACATACTTATAGACGAGGGTCAGACAAGACAGACTGTCGATATCTACGCCTGTGTGACCAAGTTGAGAAGGCAGCGAGTTAACATGGTTCAAACAGCG GGCCAATATAAATACTTACACAGACTGATGGTGGAATACCTGACTCTTCGCAGTCAGTTCGTGTCCAACAATGAGTTTGCCAATTACCAAAACGCCCTTTTCCAAGTCGACCAAAAGCTGAACAAAACCGGACTGTTTTTACAATATGAG ACAGAGGCATCCTATCACACACTGGAGCTTTCTGGGGTCAACAACACAGGTGACGAAGGAGATCCTTATTCCGTTGCTATCATGCCTGAAAACGCGAAGAAAAACAGAATCGATGCTATACTACCGA AGCTTTCGTACCAAGAAGTCTACGTTCTACTCGACAACAGACTTCGCACCATTCTCGACTTTCCAATAGACCAGAATGCCGTGAAAACCGATGACTTCCGGTTGTAA